From Gossypium arboreum isolate Shixiya-1 unplaced genomic scaffold, ASM2569848v2 Contig00400, whole genome shotgun sequence, one genomic window encodes:
- the LOC108452431 gene encoding probable disease resistance protein At4g27220, producing MAESLASAAVEIVTNQATEYASPYLRYFFCYGQIVQDFKNRRKELKLRKQRVKIRVDEATRQNEVIYEDVQDWLRRAEQELEETQNLQDEIDRVKCFKWCPKWGWRYCLSKKLAEKTPIISKLLEDSNFPQVGYRGSLQGIEFITSTDFMDSESSKSAFNQILEAIKADNMIGLYGMPGVGKTTLAKEVGKHARDQKLFDKVVMFTMSQNPNIRTIQDKVAEMFGLNFQTNTKEGRAEELFRSMQGVNKILVIVDDLWEEFKLESIGIPFGDEHKGCKILLTTRQQQVCSKMKCQKEIQLGILSKDEAWVLFRDQAGLEDDCSILNEVAKEVADECKGLPLAIVTVAKALKGESLDGWKAANQRFKDSRHVDNEEVLGGVLKPLKLSYDYLKKSNNQMTGNDIQMCFLLCSLFPEDAEISIELLIMCGIGVGLFPYANSIEDKRNEIGIALKKL from the coding sequence ATGGCCGAATCTCTTGCCTCTGCTGCTGTCGAAATTGTGACAAACCAGGCAACGGAATACGCATCACCCTATCTCCGTTACTTTTTCTGTTATGGACAGATTGTTCAAGATTTCAAGAATCGACGAAAGGAACTTAAATTGAGGAAACAGAGGGTGAAAATTCGTGTCGATGAGGCTACAAGGCAAAATGAGGTCATCTATGAGGACGTTCAGGACTGGCTTAGAAGGGCTGAGCAAGAACTGGAAGAAACCCAGAACTTGCAAGATGAAATAGATCGCGTCAAGTGTTTCAAATGGTGTCCTAAATGGGGCTGGCGATATTGCTTAAGTAAGAAACTGGCAGAGAAGACTCCTATTATCTCTAAACTTTTAGAGGATTCTAACTTTCCACAGGTGGGCTATCGTGGTTCTCTTCAAGGAATAGAGTTCATCACATCCACGGATTTCATGGACTCTGAatcttcaaaatcagctttcaACCAGATCTTGGAGGCTATAAAAGCTGACAACATGATCGGACTGTACGGAATGCCAGGAGTTGGTAAGACAACTTTAGCCAAAGAAGTTGGGAAGCATGCTCGAGACCAAAAGCTCTTTGATAAAGTTGTGATGTTTACTATGTCCCAAAATCCGAACATCAGAACAATTCAAGATAAAGTTGCAGAGATGTTTGGTTTAAACTTTCAAACAAATACCAAAGAAGGACGAGCAGAAGAGTTATTCAGGAGTATGCAAGGCGTGAACAAAATCCTCGTAATTGTCGACGACCTCTGGGAAGAATTCAAATTGGAGAGTATCGGAATTCCATTCGGTGATGAACACAAGGGTTGTAAAATTCTTCTGACTACACGTCAACAACAAGTCTGCAGTAAAATGAAGTGTCAGAAGGAAATTCAACTTGGCATCTTATCCAAAGACGAAGCATGGGTTTTATTTCGAGATCAAGCCGGTTTAGAAGATGACTGTTCCATCTTGAATGAGGTAGCGAAAGAGGTTGCTGATGAATGTAAGGGATTGCCTCTTGCAATTGTTACCGTGGCAAAAGCTCTAAAAGGTGAGAGTTTAGATGGGTGGAAAGCCGCAAACCAGAGATTCAAGGACTCAAGGCATGTGGATAATGAAGAAGTTCTCGGAGGTGTCCTCAAGCCTCTTAAGCTTAGCTACGATTATTTGAAGAAAAGCAATAACCAAATGACGGGAAATGACATCCAAATGTGTTTCTTACTGTGTTCCCTTTTTCCTGAAGATGCTGAAATCTCTATTGAGTTATTGATTATGTGCGGAATTGGAGTAGGATTGTTCCCGTATGCTAACtcgattgaagataaaaggaatGAAATTGGTATAGCACTAAAAAAACTCTAA